A stretch of DNA from Arthrobacter globiformis:
ACTTCAAAAACGACACCCACTCTGTCGTCGTCAAAACCCTGCAGCTGCTGGCGGCCAAGGGTGAGGTTGACGCACAGGCACCGGCGAAGGCGATCGAGAAGTACCGTCTGCTCAACGTGAACGCCGGCACCACGGGCAACGCCGGAGGCGAGTCCTAACCCGGCTGCCTGAGCCCGAACGAACGACGGCGGTCCCCACCCAACGTGGGGGCCGCCGTCGTCGTCTGCGGTACTTCAGCGGCCCTTCGGGAGGCGCCGGACGACCTGTGACGCAGCGCAACGGCAGTTGTAGCCTTTGCACAAAATGGAGCTTGCCCCGCAGGCACCGTATGCTCGAATCATGCCCGAGCCGTCCCCCGCCCCTGCAGCACGCAAACCGCCCTCCCGGACCATGACTCCGGAGAAGACGGAGACCCTGAAAAAGCTCAGGGCAAGCGTCGGTCAGCTGTCCACCACCACCATGCGCCAGCTGGAGAAATCCCTGCCCTGGTACAGCCGGCTCAGTTCGGACGAGCGCTCCGCGCTGGGCCTCGTGGCGCAGAACGGCATCGCGGCGTTCGTCACCTGGTATGAGCGCCCCAGTTCCCCGTCCTGGATCCTGTCCGACGTTTTCGGCACCGCCCCGACGGAACTGACCCGGTCCATCAGCCTGCAGAAGGCGCTCCAGCTCATCCGGATCGTCGTGGAGGTGGTGGAGGACCAGGTTCCGGTCATCGCGCCCGAAGCGGACCAGCCCTCCCTGCGCGAAGCCGTCCTCCGGTACTCGCGGGAAGTGGCTTTTGCCGCCGCCGACGTATATGCCCGAGCCGCGGAATCCCGGGGATCCTGGGACACGCGGCTCGAAGCCCTGATTGTGGACGCCATCCTGCGCGGCGAAAACACTGACGCGCTGCGCTCCAGGATTGCAGCGCTCGGCTGGAAGGCGCAGGAGCGCTTCACCGTGATGGTGGGGAACTCGCCGTCGGAACCCAGCGCCAGCTACGTCAGCGAATTGCGCCGCATGGCCGGCCGGTACGCGGAGGATGCCCTCGTGGGAATCCAGGGCGACCGCCTCATCCTGATCCTGGGCGGCGTGCACGACCGGGAAACCGCGTATGTGAAGCTAAGCGAAATGTTCGCGCCCGGTCCGGTGGTTTACGGAGCCGAAGCCAGCTCCCTGCTGGAAGCCAGCGGCTCGGCGCAGTCTGCCTTCGCCGGCCTCACGGCAGCCCGCGCATGGCCCGCCGCTCCGCGCCCGGTGG
This window harbors:
- a CDS encoding PucR family transcriptional regulator → MPEPSPAPAARKPPSRTMTPEKTETLKKLRASVGQLSTTTMRQLEKSLPWYSRLSSDERSALGLVAQNGIAAFVTWYERPSSPSWILSDVFGTAPTELTRSISLQKALQLIRIVVEVVEDQVPVIAPEADQPSLREAVLRYSREVAFAAADVYARAAESRGSWDTRLEALIVDAILRGENTDALRSRIAALGWKAQERFTVMVGNSPSEPSASYVSELRRMAGRYAEDALVGIQGDRLILILGGVHDRETAYVKLSEMFAPGPVVYGAEASSLLEASGSAQSAFAGLTAARAWPAAPRPVAADDLLPERVISGDDAARRSLVKNIYRPLLAASNGLVETLGTYLELGHSLEATARELFVHANTVRYRLKRVCDVTGWDPLLPREAFVLQAALVVGRLSTPPKPAVERVAARNTN